GAATCCAGAGGTGGAGCCTTGGTGGTAGAGAGTGACCCTGATGTGGAGGAGGATGAGGCTGATCCAGATGTTCGgccttcaaaaaaaaagaaaattacccaAGATGTGCCTGGAACTCCAGATGTTGGGAGGCTTCAAAGGACCCAAAATGTGGCCAAAACTCCAGAtgtggagggagaggaggaagggtgGGATCCAGATGTGGCCACCCAGCTGTTCCTGCCCCCAAATTCAGATGTGGGAGAGGCTGAGGTGGATCCAGATGTTGGGAGCCCAGAACAAAGCAAAATGACCCAGAAGCCACTGGAAATTCCAGATGTGGAGGAAGAAGAGGCGTCAGATCCAAATGTGGCCACTCAGCCGTTCCTGCCCTCTCCAGATGTTGGCAGCCCAAAACCACTCAAAATGACCCTGAaccctcccaaaattccagatGTGGAAGAGGAAACCCCAGATTCagatgaggaggaagaacaGGAGTCAGATCCAGATGTGGCCACTCAACTGTTCCTGCCTTCTCCAGATGTTGTGAACCCAGAAAGCTCCAAAACAGCCCCGAAGGACACCAGAATTCCAGATgtggaggagaaagaggaatcAGATCCAGATGTGGCCACCCAGCTGttcctgccttctccaggtgtgGGAAGCCCAGAAGGCCTCAGAACTACCCcaaaggaccccaaaattccagatgTAGAGGGGCTGCCCTCCCTGGATCCAGATGTGGCCACGCAGTTGTTCCTGCCCCCCCATCCAGGTGTGGAGGATGGCCTAAATCCAGATGTTCTGAGTCCAAAACAACCCAGAATGGCCTCAAATGACCCCAGAATTCCCGTTGTGAAGGCCGAGACCCCAGATTCAGAtgtggagggggaggaggactTGGATGTGGCCACCCAGCTATTCCTGCCCCCTGATCCAGATGTGGAGGGGGAAGGACCCTCACAACCAGGTGCCGGGtccctaaaaccacccaaaagtCCCCTAAACCTGCCCAAAATTCCAGATGTGGACATGGAGAGCCCAAATCCAGATGAGGAGGAGTCCCTGAGGGGCCACAGGTTGTTGCTGGGGGATGCTGATCCAGATGTAGAGGAGGTGGGCCCAAATCCAGATGTGGCAGTCTCAAAAAGACTCCAGACGGCCCCAAAAGTCCCTGAAATTCCAGATGCAGAGGTGGACACCGTAAATCCAGATGTGGAGGGACCACGGGGCCCTGGTCTGAATCCAGATGTGGCCACCCAGCTGTTCCTCCCCCCTGACCCAGATGTGGAACGCCCAgaaagccccaaaccagccctggacGAGCCCCAAGTTCCAGATGTGGAGGAGGTGGCCCCAAATCCAGATGTTGAGGGTCCCCCAAGCCCCGcccaggaggaagcagaagcTCCGCCCACCCcacaggtgaattttggggggtcccgggtgattttgggggggtctctggtCGATTTTGGGAGCCctctggggatttgggggggttccAGGTGAGTTTTTGGAGTTCCTCGTGGATTTTGGGAGGTCCCAAGTGGGGTTTGGGAGGCCCAGTgtgatttgggggggggggtggggtcaCAGGtgagtttttggggggtcccaggtagaatttaggggattttgggggtggcaggtggattttgggatctCCATTGCAGCCCCTCTTCACTAGGTGCGGCGCAGTCGGCGATTGGCTGGGAGTGGAGGGGGCGGAGGCTCTCATGGCCCCACCCCCACCCAGAATGGGACTGATCAAGGCTCCAAGCCACGCCCCACACCCAAGCCACGCCCCCAGAGAGGGCAGGACCCAACAGTGGCCGTGCTTGAAGAGGCCACACCCTCCACGTCCATAAAAGGAAATGCGCTGGGCTCAATGGCAGCCCCACccccagaggaggaggagccaGCAGAGGGTGCCAAGCGCCAGCTCCGCCCCCGGGCAGCACCAGGCTCCACCCAGATCCGGGTaaggaccagtatggaccagtacagaccaggaggaaccagtatagaccagtgCAGACTGGTATGAACCTGAATATACCAATctagaccagtatggaccagtacagaccagtacagaccTGTACCCCCCTGGTGACTCCTAAGTGACCCCGGTATGGACCAGTGACCccacccagtgctcccagtatagaccagtatggatcagtacagaccagtatagGTCATTgtggaccagtatggaccagtaggGGCaggtatggaccagtatggaccagtgtGGAACAATAGTGACCAGCACAGACCAgtgacacccccccccccaccaccagggacaccccagtGACCTCCCAGTATGAACCAGTGCAGACCAGTACAGACTGGTGCCACCCAtcctccctgctgtgtccccagctgctgttctggggctggtggcacctgggcatgtccccaaagtgtccccaaggtgtcccagtgtccccagctcctAGTCCTGGGGTGGTGGCACCTGGGaatgtccccacagtgtccccagtgtgtccctgagtcccccagggatgtccctgttgtgtccccaaCCTGTCCCaaacctgtcccagtgtcatccaggtgtccccaactcctcagggatgtccccagagtgtccctgaCTCTCTCAGGGACGTCCCCAGTGTGTCCTGAATGTGTCCCcaacctgtcccagtgtcccctagATGTCACCACCTCACCAGGGCTGTCCTCaatctgtccccactgtccccaggtgctgctcacaGGCCTGGTGGCACTCAGGAATGTCCCCAAGTGCTGTTCACAGGcctggtggcactcagggatgtccccaatgtatccccactgtccccaggtgctgttCACAGGCCTGGTGGCCTCCCCAGCACTgcgggtggccctggggacgCTGGGTGGCACCGAGGCCACCTCTGTGCACGACTGCAGCCACCTGGTGACAGATGGCATCCGCCGGACACTGAAGTTCCTGTGCGCCCTGGGCAGGGGCGTCCCCATTGTCACCCCCCAGTGGCTGCTAGAGGTGACatcggggacagcagggggtgggggacatgagggacattgggagggacattggggacagtcaGGGGGGTTGGGGGGATTGCAGACATTGCGGGGACATTGGAGGattggggacatggtggggacattgggggactggggacattggggacaacTGGGGATTGGAGATATTGGGGTAttagggacattggggacaatcAGGGAGTTGGGGAATTGGggactggggacatggggggacattggggattGGAGACAATcgggggactggggacaccagAGACGTTGGGGGACATTGGGAGCATCAAGGACACTGAAGTTCCTCTGTGCCATCAGCAGGGGTGTCCCCATTGTCACCCCCTCAAtggatgctgcaggtgacatcagggacagtggggggttggggacaatCGGGGGGACTTGGTGACAATGAGGGGAGTTTGGGGACAAGGAAAAGGATTTGGGAAcattggggacagggggtggcactggggacttcaggggagatttggggacattgggtggccttggggacaatggggatcTTGGGAACATTGGGGACAGCTGgagtggccttggggacagggggacatgggggacatggTGACAAGGGGGATTGGCCTTGGGGATTTCAGGGATGGGTGGGGTGaccttggggacagcggggtgaccttgggggaagggagaactcagggacattgggaggggatttggggacaaggggaggggccttggggacagtgggggtgGCCTTGGGGACTCTGGAACCTTGGGGACTGGGGGTGGCCTTAGGGACAGAGGGGCTTTGGTTGACAAGGGAGGGTGACCTTGGGGTCAAGGGGAAGGACTTGGGGACAATCAAAGTGACTCTGGGGACAAGggggtggccttggggacactggggtggctctggtggctgtGTGTGAACCCCTCATGTCCCCACGTCCCTAGAGTTCCCACAGTGGCCGcccgctgtccccaggtcccttcctgccccgggaccccccctgTGAGCGGCGCTTTGGCTTCCGCCTGCGCCCGGCGCTGGCCCAGGcccgggagcagcccctgctgcaggtgacagtgtccccaaatgtcccctcaTGTCAcctaaacccatccctgagccagggcacaggtcctgctgcaggtgacagtgacagcagtgtccccagtgtccccaaatgttaCCTaaccccatccctgtgccaacCCTGGGCCCAGATATGGCCcctgcaggtgacagtgacagcagtgtcctcaatgtccccagtgtccccaggcccaaGAATGGCCCCTGCTGCACATGGCactgtccccagatgtccccatgTCACCTAAACCCATTCCTGAGCCAGCCCCAGGCATGGTGGCACCCCTTCTGCAGGTGATAATGACATTAATGTCCCCAACTTCTCCAATGTTCCCAACACCCCAATCACCTGAACCCCTTAATGTCCCCAACCTGCttaatgtccccaatgtccccccagtcATCTCCCACGTCCCCAGTACCCCAAcgcccccaatgtccccaatcccccaatctCCTGACCCCCTCAATGTCCTCAACCCCTgaatgtccccaatgtccccatggtTCCCCTGAtgtcctctctgtccccaggggtACCAGGTGCACGTCACCCCCAGTGTCCAGCCATGCCCCGAGGACATGCGGGACCTTGTCACCTGCTGTGGTGGCACCTTCCTGCCACAGCTGCCCCGGGAACACGcggtgaggggacagcagggacaggggacagtggggacatcggggacactggggggacattgCGGAGATTAGGCACATCGGGGCATTGGGAACATGGGGGACATTGTGGggagtggggacactggggacactcagggacatcAAGAgtgttggggacactggggaatTGGGGACGTTgtggggattggggacattgaaGACATTGGGGGAATTGGaaggattggggacattggaaTTGGGCAcattgggggcactggggacattgtgggggaTTGAGaggattggggattttggggacattggggacactcggggacatcagggacatcaAGGCCATTGGAGACATTGGGGGTGttgagggttttggggtttctcccAGGGTGTTTGagagtttttggggtgtttgggggtttctaatggggtttttggggcttttggggggtttttgggtgggatttgggctcCTGacctcattttcccccagcCCCCATGTCCTGGTCATTTCCTGTCCCCAGGATCAGGCTGTGTGGAGTTGGGGCTTCTCacgggggttttggggttcctctctgggttatttggggttcttttggggtatttggggtttcTGATGGGGCTTATGGGGTCCTGACC
This region of Haemorhous mexicanus isolate bHaeMex1 chromosome 32, bHaeMex1.pri, whole genome shotgun sequence genomic DNA includes:
- the MDC1 gene encoding mediator of DNA damage checkpoint protein 1, which gives rise to MAREGALEDPAVPLDVEGPQKRLPCSQNSPDVIGEEPDPDVWDLKMPKVAQDPSEAPDVAAEAPNPDVLWAKNGHRTLLVESDTDVEEEGPNPSVGPQKWLKMTQNVPETPDVGLKTPNPEVLWLKNACGTLLLESDTDVEEEEADPEAEPPKRLKITQNIPETPDVAGKTPNPDVSGPKMQHRMELVDSDTDVDEDPDVQPKKRLKVTQNMPGIPDVEVETASPVVTTPKIGHWRILMDSDTDVEEEEENPDVQPQNRLRMTQNVSETPDVAAKPLNPDISGPKRHSQMLLLDSDTDVEDEVNPDVQPPKRLKVTQNMPRIPNAEVATPNPAVERPKISNQMLVEDSDTDVEEDPDVQPPKRLRRTPNLPKTPDVRWGTPNPDVSGPTIRSQMLLVDSDTDVEEDPDVQPLKRLRVTQNVPETPDVAAKSPNPDVSGPGIRCQAFLVDSDADVEEGEEENPDTETLKKLEMTQNVPESPDVVAQTPIPDVGMTKNGCQALLVDSDTDVEKEVNADVHPSKRWEIPQNVPQTPDVPTQPPNPAVKGSQRGHGALLVDSDTDVEEEENPDVGSLKRLKPAPNVPETPDVRLKMPNPDVSGTKIGSGMLLVDSETDVEEDEVGPDVQPFKRQKITQNVPETPDVLTPTQNLAVGSSESRGGALVVESDPDVEEDEADPDVRPSKKKKITQDVPGTPDVGRLQRTQNVAKTPDVEGEEEGWDPDVATQLFLPPNSDVGEAEVDPDVGSPEQSKMTQKPLEIPDVEEEEASDPNVATQPFLPSPDVGSPKPLKMTLNPPKIPDVEEETPDSDEEEEQESDPDVATQLFLPSPDVVNPESSKTAPKDTRIPDVEEKEESDPDVATQLFLPSPGVGSPEGLRTTPKDPKIPDVEGLPSLDPDVATQLFLPPHPGVEDGLNPDVLSPKQPRMASNDPRIPVVKAETPDSDVEGEEDLDVATQLFLPPDPDVEGEGPSQPGAGSLKPPKSPLNLPKIPDVDMESPNPDEEESLRGHRLLLGDADPDVEEVGPNPDVAVSKRLQTAPKVPEIPDAEVDTVNPDVEGPRGPGLNPDVATQLFLPPDPDVERPESPKPALDEPQVPDVEEVAPNPDVEGPPSPAQEEAEAPPTPQVRRSRRLAGSGGGGGSHGPTPTQNGTDQGSKPRPTPKPRPQRGQDPTVAVLEEATPSTSIKGNALGSMAAPPPEEEEPAEGAKRQLRPRAAPGSTQIRVLFTGLVASPALRVALGTLGGTEATSVHDCSHLVTDGIRRTLKFLCALGRGVPIVTPQWLLESSHSGRPLSPGPFLPRDPPCERRFGFRLRPALAQAREQPLLQCPQAQEWPLLHMALSPDVPMSPKPIPEPAPGMVAPLLQGYQVHVTPSVQPCPEDMRDLVTCCGGTFLPQLPREHAPISALVPWHCSQWQRRMGGIFATVQTPELGHHGNE